One genomic region from Populus nigra chromosome 8, ddPopNigr1.1, whole genome shotgun sequence encodes:
- the LOC133702197 gene encoding putative disease resistance RPP13-like protein 1, which translates to MAGALVGGAFLSSFLNVLFDRMASPQVVAFFRGHKVNDWLLTRLETAMTSLSVVLDDAEEKQITNRAVRDWLDLLKDAVYKADDFLDEIAYEALRQEVEAEDQTFTGQTQRLLSFINPLEILGSREIEEKLEVLLQDLDPLVERLHALGLINPNVERPSSPKRPTTSLVDESSVYGRDDDREAILKLLQPDDASGENPGVVPVRGMGGVGKTTLAQLVYNSSEVQEWFDLKAWVCVSDDFSVLRLTKGIFEAFGSKPDPDSDSLNNLQLQLKDRLEGKRFLLVLDDVWNEDYAEWDKLFTPLKYGAQGMSKILVTTRNESVASVMRTVTTHHLKELTEDNCLLVFTKHAFRVENPNDYEELLQIGREIAKKCKGLPLAAKTLGGLLRTKRDVEEWEKILESNLWDLPKGNILPALRLSYHYLPPHLKQCFAYCAIFPKDYLFEKDELVLLWMAEGFLVRSVDDEMERAGAECFDDLLSRSFFQQSSSLFVMHDLMHDLATHVSGQFCFSSSLRENNSSKATRRTRHLSLAVDTEDTDGEDTEDGDTEGVFSSTILENIREAQHLRTFRTSLHNLMCPPEFDKIFQSTHCRLRVISLSNCAGAAKMLCSISKLKHLRYLDLSWSDLVTLPEEVSALLNLQTLILQGCSELASLPYLGNLKHLRHLNLEGTRIERLPESLERLINLRYLNISDTPLKEMPPHIGKLAKLQTLTDFLVGRQSETSIKELGKLRHLRGELHIGNLQNVVDARDAAEANLKGRKHLDKLRFTWDGDTHDPQHVTSTLEKLEPNKKVKDLQIDGYGGARFPEWVGESSFSNIVSLRLVSCKNCTSLPPLGQLASLKRLSIEAFDRVETVSSEFYGNCTAMKKPFESLQTLSFRRMPEWREWISDEGSREAFPLLEELLIQECPNLAKALPGHNLPRVTELRIEGCRQLATPLPRFPRLHSLYVSGSNSLESLPEEIDQMGCSPSDLRIKINGCASLKCVALDLLPKLNTLSIHDCPNLESLCAHERPLNDLTSLHSLEIAGCPKLVSFPKGGLPAPVLTRLDLYRCKNLKQLPESMPSLLPSLNRLGIFYCSEVELCPEGGFPSTLQSLWIWKCNKLIAGRMQWGLQTLPSLSHLDIGVDENVESFPEEMLLPSSLTSLKIDSLKHLKSLDYKGLQHLTSLKQLIIRNCPLIESMPEEGLPSSLSYLGIYSCPMLGESCEREKGKDWPKISHIPCIYIFPPTSAEQRSS; encoded by the coding sequence ATGGCCGGGGCTTTAGTAGGGGgagcttttctttcttctttccttaATGTTTTGTTCGACAGGATGGCCTCTCCCCAGGTGGTTGCCTTCTTCAGAGGCCACAAAGTCAACGATTGGCTGCTAACGAGGTTGGAGACAGCAATGACATCTCTCAGTGTGGTGCTTGACGATGCTGAGGAGAAGCAGATAACAAACAGAGCTGTGCGGGATTGGCTGGACCTGCTTAAAGACGCTGTCTATAAAGCCGACGACTTCTTGGATGAGATTGCTTATGAAGCTCTACGGCAGGAGGTGGAAGCTGAAGATCAAACCTTCACAGGTCAGACGCAGAggcttctttctttcattaacCCACTTGAAATATTGGGCTCGAGAGAGATCGAAGAAAAATTAGAAGTCCTCTTGCAGGATCTAGATCCCTTAGTTGAACGACTGCATGCCCTTGGTTTGATCAACCCCAATGTAGAAAGACCATCATCGCCTAAAAGACCAACAACTTCTCTGGTGGATGAATCTAGTGTTTATGGTAGAGATGATGACAGGGAAGCAATACTGAAGTTGCTTCAACCAGACGATGCCAGTGGAGAAAACCCAGGTGTGGTTCCCGTACGGGGAATGGGCGGGGTTGGTAAAACCACGCTTGCTCAGCTTGTATACAATAGCAGCGAAGTACAAGAGTGGTTCGACCTCAAAGCCTGGGTTTGTGTTTCAGACGATTTCAGTGTTTTGAGGTTAACCAAGGGGATCTTTGAGGCGTTCGGTTCAAAGCCTGATCCTGATTCTGATAGTCTGAATAATCTCCAGCTTCAGTTGAAGGACAGATTGGAGGGAAAGAGATTCTTGCTTGTTTTAGATGACGTTTGGAATGAAGATTATGCTGAGTGGGACAAGTTGTTTACCCCCCTGAAATACGGAGCACAGGGGATGAGTAAGATTCTTGTCACAACTCGCAATGAAAGTGTAGCATCGGTCATGAGAACTGTTACAACTCATCATCTAAAAGAATTGACGGAAGACAACTGCTTGCTCGTGTTCACCAAACATGCATTTCGTGTTGAAAATCCCAATGATTATGAAGAGTTGCTACAGATTGGAAGAGAAATAGCGAAAAAGTGTAAAGGCCTTCCTCTAGCTGCAAAAACACTCGGAGGTCTGCTACGCACCAAAAGAGATGTTGAGGAGTGGGAGAAGATATTGGAAAGCAATCTATGGGATTTACCCAAAGGCAATATCCTCCCAGCCTTGAGATTAAGTTATCATTATCTCCCGCCACATCTGAAGCAGTGTTTTGCTTATTGTGCCATATTTCCAAAAGactatttatttgaaaaggatGAATTAGTGCTCCTGTGGATGGCAGAGGGCTTCTTAGTCCGCTCCGTAGATGATGAGATGGAAAGAGCAGGTGCTGAGTGCTTTGATGATCTCTTGTCAAGGTCGTTTTTCCAGCAATCAAGCTCATTATTTGTGATGCACGATCTCATGCATGACTTGGCTACCCATGTGTCCGGTCAATTTTGCTTCAGCTCCAGTTTGAGGGAAAATAATTCTTCCAAGGCCACCAGAAGGACTCGACATTTATCACTCGCAGTAGATACGGAAGACACGGATGGTGAAGATACCGAAGATGGAGATACGGAAGGTGTTTTTTCAAGCACAATATTAGAAAACATCCGTGAAGCCCAACATCTACGCACATTCCGAACTTCTCTACACAATCTGATGTGTCCTCCCGAATTTGATAAGATCTTTCAGTCAACACATTGTCGCCTACGAGTGATATCGTTGTCTAATTGTGCCGGTGCAGCTAAGATGCTTTGTTCAATTAGCAAGTTGAAGCATTTGCGGTATTTGGATCTTTCCTGGTCAGATTTAGTAACGTTGCCTGAAGAAGTGAGTGCTCTTCTCAATTTGCAAACGTTGATTTTGCAAGGTTGCTCCGAACTTGCTAGTCTACCTTATCTTGGAAATTTGAAGCATTTACGACATCTGAATCTTGAAGGAACAAGAATCGAAAGGTTGCCTGAATCTCTGGAAAGGTTAATCAACTTGCGGTATCTTAACATCTCAGACACGCCTTTGAAAGAGATGCCACCACATATAGGTAAACTTGCAAAGCTCCAAACGTTGACTGACTTTCTCGTGGGAAGACAGAGTGAGACTAGCATTAAAGAATTGGGAAAGCTACGACATCTACGGGGAGAACTTCATATTGGGAACCTTCAAAATGTGGTGGATGCACGGGATGCAGCTGAGGCAAATTTGAAAGGTAGAAAGCACCTTGATAAGCTGAGGTTTACATGGGATGGTGACACTCATGACCCGCAACACGTAACAAGCACACTTGAAAAATTAGAGCCAAATAAAAAGGTGAAGGATCTTCAGATTGATGGTTATGGAGGTGCAAGGTTTCCGGAGTGGGTAGGAGAGTCCTCTTTCTCAAATATAGTGTCTTTGAGGCTCGTTAGTTGTAAAAACTGCACCTCCTTACCACCGCTCGGGCAATTAGCTTCTTTGAAGCGTCTCTCAATTGAAGCATTCGATAGAGTTGAGACTGTGAGCTCTGAGTTCTATGGGAATTGTACAGCTATGAAGAAGCCATTTGAATCCCTCCAAACATTATCTTTTAGAAGGATGCCAGAGTGGCGGGAGTGGATTTCAGACGAAGGCAGCCGGGAAGCCTTCCCTCTTCTAGAGGAGCTTTTAATCCAAGAATGCCCGAACCTTGCAAAGGCCCTACCTGGTCACAACCTTCCACGTGTAACAGAACTTAGAATTGAAGGATGTAGGCAGCTCGCGACTCCACTTCCTAGGTTTCCTAGGTTGCACTCTCTCTATGTTTCTGGATCCAACTCCCTAGAGTCCCTACCCGAGGAAATTGATCAAATGGGTTGTTCACCCTCTGATTTAAGGATTAAAATCAACGGCTGCGCTTCTCTCAAATGCGTCGCCCTGGACTTGCTCCCCAAGTTAAATACTCTTTCTATCCATGACTGTCCAAATCTGGAATCACTATGTGCCCATGAAAGACCTCTCAATGATCTCACCTCTCTCCATTCTTTGGAAATCGCGGGGTGCCCTAAATTAGTTTCATTTCCCAAAGGAGGGTTACCTGCTCCAGTCTTGACACGACTTGATTTATATCGTTGCAAAAACTTGAAGCAGTTGCCTGAGAGTATGCCTTCCCTCCTCCCATCCCTTAACCGTTTGGGAATATTTTATTGTTCAGAAGTTGAGTTGTGTCCAGAAGGGGGTTTTCCCTCCACATTACAATCACTTTGGATTTGGAAGTGCAACAAACTCATTGCAGGCCGCATGCAATGGGGCTTGCAAACGCTCCCTTCTCTTTCACACCTCGACATTGGTGTGGACGAAAATGTTGAATCCTTCCCTGAAGAGATGCTGCTGCCCTCAAGTCTTACATCTCTTAAAATCGATTCCCTAAAACACCTGAAATCTCTTGACTACAAGGGGCTTCAACACCTCACCTCCCTTAAACAATTGATTATACGTAACTGCCCTCTGATTGAGTCAATGCCAGAAGAAGGGTTGCCCTCCTCCCTTTCTTATCTTGGAATTTACAGTTGTCCTATGCTGGGTGAAAGTTGTGAAAGGGAGAAAGGTAAAGATTGGCCCAAGATTTCTCACATTccttgcatatatattttcccCCCAACATCAGCGGAGCAAAGAAGTAGTTAA